The sequence below is a genomic window from Humulus lupulus chromosome 3, drHumLupu1.1, whole genome shotgun sequence.
TACCGGCAGAAAGGATGCCAATAAAAAGTTCCACTCGACCATTAGGAAGATTTGGAGCTTTCCATCTAGCAGCCATCTCAAGATGCATTTGTGGCGAAAAACTAGGATGTGATGTGGGTAATGAGGCCGCGAATACAGAATGCACATCCACATCCCCATTCACAAAAAGTCCTGTGGCATCTTCAAGAACAAATCCCTAAAGACATTAAAAAAACAGAAGAAAACAGAATTAGTATGTCCTGGATTTTAGGATAGTTTCAAGAAGTGCCAAAACAATGCTTACCGTGCGATATGGGAAAGAAGTTACATGCCGACCATCAACATTGATATGGTAACCTTCCAAGCCAGCACTCACGGTAAGCACAAATAGCCTGCCCTCTGCGAAAGGATACGGCCAATCTATGGTCACCTTCTTGGTACGACCAATCAGCCTGTTCAACCACCACAAGGCCTTTGATTCTTCTGAGTGACTATCATCGTCGCGAATCCACTTCTCGCATTTCACCTGTCCATCAACTTCATCAAATAGAAAAATTCAGTATTGGTGgatgttaaaataaattaatatgatcGAATCTACTCAAAGCTTGTTTTGGAGAAAAAGTGAGTGAATATGCAGAATTGAAACTAAAAATAGAATGAAACTTTCAGGAGTAAGAGGACCAATCTGaattttttaaagataaaaatcaaCTTTTGGGCATTTTCCTGAAGGTCCTACCACAGAAATGATATGATTGCCCCAATTCGGACCATGCCCTGAAACAGTTTGTTTAATTTAGCTAGAAATAGATTGTAAGTACACTCTGTAATCATCTACCTTGAAGACTAAATTCAGTTCAATGCAAAATGTTGATTTTTTACGGGAGAAAATTTTCGAGAGAAAAGACGTCCCAGTCACCTACCGCTTTCTTCATCGGCCCTTGATTTCCATCCTTCACACCTAAGCGCCGGACCCCATTGCATCCGATAACACGTATTCTGCTCAATCACAGGCTTTCCACTCCAATCCCCCTTCAGCCTCGGATTGAAATGCAATATCCTCGGCGGGTCTTCTCCATCCACGGTCTTCAAGCCCTGCAACTCCATCATAAACTGTGAAACCATAACCGATTCATCTCCTTCCTTCAACACTGCTATCTTAGGATCATATTCAGCGTGAGCCCAACGCGGTGTACCAACAACTGTGATATGAGACCATAGTGTCAACCCACAAGGAAGCACCAAAACTCGATTTCGAGCCTGAAAATCGGAACCAGAAAGCGTAATCGAATGAGGACACTGCTCGGACCGGTTAGCTGGCTTGCCGGCTGTTTGTTGCTCAATTTTCCCAGACTTAAGCTCGTCCCAGAGCTTCCTACCTACCACCCAAGCATGCTTCACTGCCTTTTGAAGTTCGGAGAATCCATCTTTACCAACGTTCCCATCAAAGACGGTCTCATTGAACACCAAACCGGAAACTTTCTTGAACTCACGAACGCGTCTCTCTGAGGTTCGATACGGCTGGCTAAAAGGGTCCTCCGTGGGACGAGTTGGGGAGTCTTTATCAACCAAATCCTCCTCGCTCTCAAGCGGTTTGGGCAAGCTGTCGCCGATAAACCCATAGAGCCCATCGGTTGAGCCCGACCCAAACCTGGTTCTGAGCACCAGAGGGATTTCGAAACTCATGAAGAGCATGTAAAAAGACAATAAAGCCATCAGCATTTGCAGCAGTCTGAGTCGACTGGGAGACATCAGCGAGTCCAACTTCCCTCGCTTCATAGCCTCCTCCGCCTAAAACGCCTCCACACCTTACACCCACTAAACACCTAGGTTTTGTACAGACAATGAGTACGGTTTGAGATTGCCAGTTCACCAGAGCACCTCCGTTCagtaaaccctaaccctaaacgcGAATCAAGAGAACAAAGAGAGTTAAACTCGAAGTAAAAGGAAGGCTTAATATGTATTGTGGAAATTTGACGAAAATGAAAGTTCTATGCTGAAAAATGAAACAAAAAGATGACACCCACCATTGCTGGCTGCGTGCCGAGCTCTTTTGCTTGTCTGGAGTTTTGTACGCAAATGGCAAAAATCAAGTGGAAAATGACGCGActttaaaataagtaaataatgtAGTGTAGAAATAAGTtactataatataaataaatttccGAAAACGGTGTCGCACAAGCGTAGGAAATAATTGTATATATTCTAGATACAACCATATGCAAGTAGTTTGTTTGGTTTTatatatagaatttattaattaattttttattaaatttatatatatatataaattttaaataaataaataatattatatataaaaaaaaactacatatacttaaatatatattatatgaaatattaaatcataacattgtttataatttttttaaatatgtataaaatgagtctttttaaattaaataataatttttttaataaaaattaagattatgtatcatatattattatcattgttgAATATGTTTTCACCAAATGACACATGAAAATTCGAGAGGGCACGTGGCAAGGACACGTGCCACTTCAAGTGAGGTCACGCCCCAAGGATCAGTCCTCGGAAGGTGGGTATCTTAGCTAGAAGCCACGTCCTCGAATAAAGGTAAGGCATGGACGTCTCTCCGAGGCCATGCCCCAAAGACTAGTTAGTAGTCCTCGAATTTTGTCAATTGTACGACTCAACAATTCGCACTCCTACTATGTCGCCTGATAAGAAAATACGTGTGACAGGACATGTTCCTCATAAAGTAGGTAACTTTCTACCGTAGGCCCAGCGTTTATCGCTTGGGCCATGGTGTCTAGTTAATGCAACCCAATACATTAAAGTGGTATTAATACCCCAATAACAGGGAGAGTGTGTATTAATCATAAATAATTAGCAATTAATGACCCCATCAATAGGGTTGGggatctcattgtaaagggttggGAATTTTTAGAGAAAGATAACATTatactcagagcaatataaacGTTGCTTGAGAAAACCCATTGGAGATTGCCTTAGCAAGCTTCTAATCTCCTTAATACTAGagattcgtggactagggctcttttatagcctgaaacACGTAAAAATTATTGTGTTATTGTTGTTCATTTCTCTAATCTCTCATCTTTATGTTAATAGCGAAAAAGGAATTCAat
It includes:
- the LOC133823163 gene encoding hydroxyproline O-galactosyltransferase GALT4-like, which encodes MKRGKLDSLMSPSRLRLLQMLMALLSFYMLFMSFEIPLVLRTRFGSGSTDGLYGFIGDSLPKPLESEEDLVDKDSPTRPTEDPFSQPYRTSERRVREFKKVSGLVFNETVFDGNVGKDGFSELQKAVKHAWVVGRKLWDELKSGKIEQQTAGKPANRSEQCPHSITLSGSDFQARNRVLVLPCGLTLWSHITVVGTPRWAHAEYDPKIAVLKEGDESVMVSQFMMELQGLKTVDGEDPPRILHFNPRLKGDWSGKPVIEQNTCYRMQWGPALRCEGWKSRADEESVDGQVKCEKWIRDDDSHSEESKALWWLNRLIGRTKKVTIDWPYPFAEGRLFVLTVSAGLEGYHINVDGRHVTSFPYRTGFVLEDATGLFVNGDVDVHSVFAASLPTSHPSFSPQMHLEMAARWKAPNLPNGRVELFIGILSAGNHFAERMAVRKSWMQHKLIRSSDVVARFFVALNGRKEVNIELKKEADYFGDIVIVPYMDNYDLVVLKTIAICEYGVRTVTAKYVMKCDDDTFVRVDAVLKEAHKVRGDKSLYIGNVNYHHKPFRHGKWAVTYEEWPEEDYPPYANGPGYIISSDIAEFIISEFEKHKLRLFKMEDVSMGMWVEQFNSSKPVYYLHSLKFCQFGCIDDYYTAHYQSPRQMICMWSKLQQSGRPQCCNMR